The DNA window gttttCCTGAGAAAGGTATTCGTTTCTCATCGCTCTTGCACCGCCTCCCACTTTCtcctcatcagcatcgccacaGTGGGTCCTATAGTCTCTTACACTgaatgacgggccgatctctgaTTTCCTGTAGCGCAGCAATTGGCACGCAGAGATATCGTAGAAGTATAGACGGGGGGTTTGTTCACTTGGAAATGTTCGGCACTTCAGcatgacgaaacgaatggttgttgtcAAAGACGTCAGATGTGAACCCGTTATCTCGcccgtacgttcccaatgttTATACTCGAATGCATGCATTTGATGAAAACAGGGTCACCATGAGCGgatagcaatcagacttgcaCACATGGTCCTAACAGCTCATATGTCGCCCTTTCTCTGCATATACAtgaaccagtctgaatgtccggctaaagccggacctcacacttttttgtggtgttctcttcgctcgccttcactgatcaattaatcaaaaattaatggtagtaatattttctgtaaaatcagaattccgcttttctaacaatgttttcttctttcttttttactataaacaaagacaaaagatttcatagttttctttctaaacgcgtcagttctacatttggagaatattcaaacttcggcttcaaacactccgtcgataccaatataatgtagatacaatttgaaagcattactcgaaatttgggttttcctcctgtttccctcgaacagttatcaaagattgttttggcataaaatgacgggAAAAACAGcattgtactgataaagataatgtgACTGGTCaaatcatgtaaacagttgtctactatttaagcagccggtttcattcgtgctactttctgaggaaggcattaTACCAACCTAAGGCAAATGTGGAAGGAGAAAGACGCCCAGAGGAgacatagaggtgaaaaacaacgcgtgcagtggtcacggctatgaaacatccttttgcgacatgcacacgaagttattgcgcaccattttggTGCCGCGAGATCCGTctcaccctcttctatagctatctggcgccggcgcaccattccgacgccGAGGAACCCGTCGCAGCCAATTTTGTAGttatctggcgtcggcgcaccaatccgacgccggtgaacccgtcgcacccccttctataggtatccagCGCCGGCGCACAAATCCGACGCCGGAtgcacccgtcgcaccccctttttcgaatttcgtgacacacagacaaacacacacacacatacacacacacacggactaagctcgttattatatagtagatcatgATGTATGGAGAGGACTTGCAAGTGCTAGGCCTCTGCTATGCCTATCTATGACTGAGCATCTTTTGAGGAATGATTCGATAAATGTATATTGTTTAGTATAAACATCTCTGAAGACAGTAACATTCATTCTTAGGTCTTTCATGCTTGTAACCTGCCGTCAACATGACAGACGGTGGCCCACGAAAGAAggcaacgaagaaaaaaggtggTGAGCCCTATAAAACATTTGTAAAGTTTGATCTTTGAAGAGCCGCATTTTGAACAGATACAAATCTGTGTAGAATGGAGTATTTCCTGCAATTGTGAAACGAACAACgtgaccgtttttttacaggcGAGAATTCTCCAACCATGCCAAAGTCAAGTATCGAGAACAAAGGAAGAACGCGGTTAAAGATTCATAGAGAATCTGACCCAGCGGTGGTATGTTTTTGTCCATCTACAAGAGGAATTTGCAGCTACTACGACATTCCCATGGTTCCTTTCAGGATCCCTTCTTCAACGAAATGCAAGATATTGTTGCACGTGGTTTCACACAAAATATGGAAGTGGACAATCCAGAGGAAAGACCTGTGCTCCCATTCAATACTAAGATAACCACAATGGTAAACTCGTAAGTTACtcaaaatttataaatatgaTGTTCTCAGAAGAGAAAGGAGACAGAAACAACATTGACATCATTAGTTTTTTCAGATATGTAATTATAAAGAAACTTGGTGCTGGTGGATTTGGAGATGTATATGAGGTCCACAGAGAACGTGATAAAGGTGTACTGGCAATGAAAACAGAATTTGATGTTGAAGATGACATGCTACAACGGTTGAAGGTTTGTCCAGTAAAAATCAccctgatcaccttgacttTCTTGACGAACTAgtcgagcgggcaccagtaatccatccatttctcccgatcgcgtgccgaGTCGCCCAATGGTTCAGAATACGAAGAGcatcgttcatcatgttgatttcccgaaCTAGATATACATAACTGGAGCACACGGCATATAGAAGCATATATTCGTTCCTTTGAGCGTGAATTGGGCAACAGAAagccatccgttccgcataaACATCGTTTTgtctaggttcagctgaagaccgatcttcttacacgtttcatcaaatttggCCAGCATCCGTTAGAGAGGAatgcttctggaattgcgagtttccatggatggtcttagttgTCATGACAAACTTCGAAAACCTCCAATTCGTTCCATTGTAGCCCGTGGGTCTCGATGTGAAATTTCATCTGGTGCCAATCTTAGCGTTAAAATAACCAATAGTGACCTTGTGaaaggtatgatcttctctgcagaacttctctaggtccatatagaaagcttcgacttcttctccGTAGCTTGaggttggagcgtaagcgacgaaaatTGTGAAATCTCTCCTCGGTCAggccgatgacgtcgtacttaaactTTCTGCTATGCATAATCGTATCTTCAATGGCCGCACCCGATGCAAGCGTTCGGGCGTTATAAGTACGGATCGTCATCCTactccttttccgtttcgctAGCACTTACATGATGTTTTGATGTTTGCGAGAACTTCTCTTCGGACTCTGGTTCCTgttgcaccacctcagaagTGGTGGGTCTCTTGATGGGTCGTGAGGCGTATTCTCTTGCATGCTGTGCAGAAATTActgttaaaaataaacaactctGGCAAATAAAGGATTGTTGTTGACAAAATGTATTGCACAGTTTCTCACTGCTTTCATTGTGAACGTTGTGATATACGCTTTTTCCTCTTGATCTATCGTTGATGCCTATCTGTTTGATTCACTTTCCACACGTGTGGCTGAGTTCCGTAGTAGATTCCGTTCACTCACTCTCAGAAACGCTAAAAACGACAATAAAATCACGCTCGCTCCTCAGATTGCTAGTACGGATGAATTGATGGGGCCAATGGGGCTACATTTTCCACGTTCTGTCATGTTGCTTTTGTCATGTGACAGGTTGGTGGTCTTTTTTGTTGCCTCTGCGAAAGAGTTGGATTTCATCATCGGCTCTCCGTGAAAGCCTGAAAAAGTGTATCAAAGCTGCAAAGTGATATTCTGCTCTTCTGGTTTCTGAGCTATTGATAAGATTCGCGAAGGGCACGTTCCATGACTTGTGGATTACCTATACAGGGACGCGAGATTCCTTCATAAAAGCTGGAAACTCTCTGTGAGCTCTCTTATAAATCTGAAGAGTTTCCGTGTTATTGCCGTATACAGCCAGTCGTTGATTAACTTTGCCACTGTATCTGTTGCAACCGTTGCAGTCTCCCTGGCATCTCTATCATTGATCTCTATCTCTGTCATTTATCGCGAGGTTGTGGAACCGCGAACCTAGCTTTGTATAAGCTAGTTCTTTCGTCTTTCAGTTAGCCAGTTCTTTTCACACTGCTTTCCTAGTTAGTGGCATAGCGTACTCCAGGAGCATTTCAAGCTGATGGTCACTCTGAACTCAGTCATCATTGCTGTACTTTTATCTTCCCACAGATATAATTCTAACGGCGCACTAAGTTTGAGGACCCAATACATTACTGCGTTTTAGTTAGTGTACATTCTGTCACTTCGACTGCGGTCGCTACAGCAACAGTGCGAGTCTTGGACTCCACAATAATACCAATTTCTAAGCACGTCGGATTGTTGTCCAAGTCGTCTTTATGCATTAGCATCTGTTTTGAACGCGACCAATTTCTCGCGTGGCATCTTAAACATCAATTCGTTTAGCGCGTCTTAAAAGGCTTATCGTTATCGTGAGTCTCCGGACTTGTCGGGGCGCTTAGACCCAAAATATGAATCTTCTGCGATCCTGTTGTCCTTTGACATCACACATTAGGTTGGCTACCTATTTTTTACACTTAAAAAAGGTGTTTTGGAAGTAGGGTACGCCTTTCCTGGGACTCATATAAAGCTTGGCGATTCTAAAAGCTTCCTTTTAGAATCGCCAAGCTTTATAACTGTAATGGCGTATTTATAACTATTACTTGTATTTATAACTGTACGGCCAAACTTGTAATGAAAGTGGATCTACGTCAGCGTCTTTCTCTTCCGAATAGAAGCAGTGCAATATGCATATAAGACGCCCGCCAACACCAACGTTGGGGGAGGGAACCACTACCAACGTTACCGTTATCATCTGGTCCCGTCGCTTTGACGAGGGAAACTTCTCTTTCATCGACTTACCAGGCATCCGCGCGACAACATGGACGGCGACTCTCGTAGTCTCTTGAAGCGGTCCGGGCGGTAGCTGTATAGCTCGGCGTTGCTAAACGCACCGTCAGCGTCCATTCGCACGTTTTATGCTACCGAAACGTTCTGTCGTGTTGGGTATCTTATCCGCTAACTGGAACCAATCGTTCATACCAGGTGGACATTCGTCCGTCAGTGCTGCTTGGCCCGTAGCCAGTCGGAGTTTCTGTAGAATATCCTCACTATGGGCGAGACAGGATATGATAACGATTGTTCGCGTGCCTACTGGCTTCTGCAAGGCGTTCAGTCACCGCGGCAGTCACAACTAAATCGACAccgataataaataaacaccgATAGGAAGTTCTCTTCTGCTGCTTCTGAAACTCGGGAGTAATGCTGTAGCTCGAGCTGTTGCCAGATAACCAGACGATGAGCGCTGAAGGCTACATGACTTAGCGACTTGCAATAGGAGAAAAGTAACCGAAACTTGTTGCCATTTAACTCCTTCACGGCACCCTTGTCGCCAAAATGAGGCTCTATGTAAGAAGCGGTCCCtcatttattctattcttaaGATTTCATTCCATCACACTATCACTTATGTCGGGCCCTTAAGAATTCCCTGGAGCGAAAACTGCTCATTTCTTCACTGACCCCAAATCCGCTGATGAGTTGCTTGTTGAGTCTCAGCTTGCAGCTTCTGATCCCGTGGAATTGTAACACAGTTACCACAGCTGTTCCAGAGCTTTCTGCTTTGTTCTTATGAGCATTGCTGCACCAGATAGTGCACTCCTCGATGCTGATGAGTAGCTGGTTTCTTACGCGTGTATGATGATGATACACTGAAATGTTGCGAAGTTTGGACAGTGCGGCTTGTTGGAATTCATTCTGAAGTGAACGGCAGAACCGAATAAATCCTGTCAAAAATTTTATGCTAGGTGCTATGTGCCCCAGCATAGTGCTGCATGACAGCGCTTCTTTGCATTATCTAGGAAACTGTAGGAATGTGAGAGTACAAATGATGTGGTTAAAACGTTCGTAGAGCGCATATTCGCCCAATTGTGTTCAGTACAAGCAGACCATCACGCCCGCTAACAGGATTCTGTTCGAAAGGCCACAACTGACAATCccaagcaagaaaaaaactacctcGCATAAAAGATACGTCATTAGACGATATTTTCAGAGGGAAGTGTTAGTGTACGAAGTTATAAATGCGGCAAAAAGGGAAAATCCACGTTTGACGGATCATATTTTGCACATGGTTGATAAGGTGAGTCTATTAAAATTAATGCAATTCTTGACACATAAAAAGTGATACATCTAGAAAGTATTACCTTTTGGCTACTGTTtttgaaatcctgaaaagCCTAAGTTTAgcacagcaatttttttttaaattgttccCCTTAACTTCCGTCTTTTTCTAGGGATATAATCAATATTTCAAGTACATTATAATGCCATATACGGGCAAGTCTCTAGACTACATAAAAGAAACTATAGTTAAAGGAGAATTTCAGTACGTTGAGTGCTCAAACACTTTTCTGTGGTACGATAATTTGAGATTCCAGATTGTAAATTTTCCAGATTACGCACCGCTGTGCAAATATCTATTCAGACTCATAAGGCGTTGAAAAATCTCCACGAATTGGGTTACATCCACAGAGACGTGAAACCGGACAACTTCGTTGTCGGGAAGTAAGTACTGTCACTTCAGTTATTCAATCTGAATGAGGACTGGAATGATTAGAACTAGCTACGCCTCATGTACATGAAATGTAATGGTGAGTGTCTCACAAGAGTTTCTCCTCATCTCATTTTAGAGATTTGTGGCTACAATCTAATAAAAACATAGAACGCCCGTTCCATCTTTACCAGCAGTAGCAGTTGTTCTTTGATTTGATCAAGCAGTGGctaaaaaaactttcattcATTATAATGGCATCCAGAAGTCGTCCAGAGTCTTCAAAGGAAATGAAGGACACctagtttttcttcaagcTTCGTGAACCGATTTCGTGAGAAGTGTGCCCAACGAGTCCGCTCTCTATACAACGTCTTATCTCTCGTGGAACCAATCTGTAGTCAAACCGCTGCACGTCAGGTGTTGAGTACcttactttatttcttctcaataaAACGAGGCAGTctccaattttcttccattgaCTTAGTATAAACTTCGAATCCCCCTCCCCCTTTCTCTTGCGTGAACCGGAATAGTCGTAACATCGCATTGATGGATAGTTTAATGAACGTTTTCTCTTGCTTGCAAAGAGTTCAGGATTCTAACGGCAGCTCAAAATAGTAAGGACAATGATGTTAAAGAGGTGGTGCTCTGGATCTTTTGCATTATATCCCTGATGTTTTCATGTGCTTTCAAATCACTCTTTTCCTCCTGCATACTTGGGAATTCAGGTAGCTCATCATATTCGTTTCCCAACCTAGATGCGCATGTAGCTAAAGTATTCGGATCTTAGTTCCGCTAAGCGTGATTTTAGCATCAGAAAACAATCCTTTAGAAAGATCCTTCAGCATTTTTCAGCATCAGCATATTTTGTCGAATTCAATCAGCGTTCGTTCCGGCCAACACATGTTTGACGCTGTAAAAATAGTATAATCAGTGAAAAAAGCTGACGCAACTCGCGCTCTcctgaaaacttgaaaatctATGGAGTAGATTGTaccgattttattgattttcgccTGCTTTCTTAGTAGAACATTCAAAGTCGTGCTTCAGCATACacagattacgaatataatgACCTTTCTGGGGGAGAAAATCgatttttatcgatttttgacTTTACGTCTTTTTTTGGCTCAATAGAATCTTGCTCACTGGGACTTTAACACACGCACTGTTTAGTAGTGTTAGTCAAAATTTTTGGCTCTTATCAGATACTCATTTTGGATCTAGACAACAACTTCTTTGTCGTTGACACCTTTTTGCAGGTAGTTAACTGAGCTTACCCCGTCATATACATATCTGATTAGTAACCGCTCATCGTGTCCTCCTTTCACTCAATAAAGCTtttgagtgtacgcattggaaATGTGCAAGCATACAACCTGCACAGTTAGATTGTGCAAGATTCTCGTATATTGCAGAAAGGGGTGTcatccagcacatcgccaaacgCCATATTCTGAAAgatcaactgcctgaagggagcgtGGAATCTGTGACAacaccattcgtttcgtcacgctgaactgccgagtACCGttccaagaaaagaaagaaaaaagaaagaaaagaaaaattccaagaaaccaccctgtctaggcttctgcgatatctctgtgtgccgtCTGTTGCGCTGTAGGAAAAACGCATCAAAGACTGGCCCATCATCAGCATCAGACATTTCGCTATGTTTTCCGTTGTGGCATATTCCCAAAACTCATCTAACGAAACAAAGAAGTCCCGGTTAAGTCGGAATTTAACTTAGCAAATTTCGcgctcttcttcctttttcttaaaaagaaaaatcttcctcgaaagAGGAGACGGCTGCTCATCTTAAGCACTGGTACTACAGCGACATCTGGCAAAATCCTTCACTGGGGATGATGTGGTGTATGGAAAGGAATTACTGAAAGCGACCGTGTGGCCCACaagtccagtgaagacgggccatctctGTATCCAAGATGTGGTCTACTTGATTATGCTACTCACATCCAGTGTAGAGAGGAGAGCTTTTTTGGATTGGTATTTGCAGTGGATGGTCTTAGTTGTTTAGATCAACTCAGTAATCCTTTCCTTTCgtcagtttttgttttgtattttgtagATGAGGTTTTGATATTCTTCAGGCGTTCTCCAATTTGCAGCTAGAATCACCAGCATACCCTCAtaaaaagggatttttttaaaagaacttCTCCAACTGTATCAGGAaggtttcggctttttcgcatTTCTATTCAGACAGGTCAAACATTCTGTGAGAGCGTAAAGGACAAACATTCTCAAGCCTGGCGTTGATTTTCGTAATCACATCTCTAAATGTCCAATTCAGTTCGTCGTTCGGAAGAATCCTCGTTTATCACCATACTAGTGTTGAGGACTAACTCACTGATTTGATCTTCTCCGGCTGGTTTTGTTATTTCGTCTTCTTGACTTGTACATTCAGATCTTCAAAAAGCCACTTCCGATACAAGCATATGTACATTGTATGTTTTGATCAGGAGTCCTTTCCGCTTCGCTGGGCAAACTAATTCCTGCagttgaaatgtttttttttatgcagGCTTAACGACTCCGCACCCACGGAAGCTAAGTAGGCTCACAAATTGTTCACCTCAACATGCAGGGGACGCATCAACCTCAAGAAGTGGGCTATAAGAGGATTTGCGTTATGGATACACCAATCCACCTTTACGCTTCCCAGTTGCTTGTTTGCTGGTCTTACTCGGCTCTTGCTCGGTGTGCTACACTCAAAGGGAACGTATGGGTCTATCGTGGCGCAACAAAGACAAGACATTTGTTACCTCAATCGACTTGAATCTCAAGGCAGGGGTATAATCGCTTTTGGCCATCGTTTAGTCATGCTATTCGCAGCGTGAGGACGTGTTACGTAGGCTCGTGACTAACCAGCTGTGATCACTTTTATGAGAAAGATCCATAGGAATGTTTGAATAAATGAGATCAAAGGACTGCTCCGACGTTGTCCTTACACCGATTAAGTTATTCTTTATGTACAGTCGAAATGAGTTAATTACATCCATGTGAAGAGTGACACCactgcaccacttcgagcgcagcagcctCACCAACTGCAACCGTCTTCAGGTCGTGACTCGACTATAAATAGTGCAACAAATGtgaaagttcgaccttccttgaatcttggcgtAAAGATTGCGACTTGTCAATTATCAAAGCcaagcaagagccaagattgttaacactCTTTATTACGACTAAGGTTTGGGCGTCATCGCCTtcatcagagcctggaaagtcagattgTTAGTAGCCTATTCTCTCAAATGGCTCGTTGAGAACAATCCATCATCCGATAAGATACTACATGTAAAAAACAGCtcaaatcgttgtgcttatGTATGTAGCTGAGTTGGAGTAATGTTAGGGGCATACGCGTGATagaatcgctccgctaatactaattagcaTGCGATCCCGttgatcaaaacccgcaaaggtttTGCGATTCTGTTATGCGGAGGTCTGCTAACATCACACTAACCCAGCTACATTGTTAAGCACAATgatttgggctcttttggATGCAGTATATTATGGGGACATAACAATAACTATAAGTGGAGGAGGCATTTGACATgttacaaatgatctgactttctaGGCTCTGACAAAGGGGATGACGCCGAAGCGTTAtcagctagttttttttctctaaaatgaATCAATCGTTCTCCAGAAGTTTTCGAAGAATTCAATGTCTTTCATTTCAGGGATTTGTtcagaaatattatttttattatggaCTTTGGAATGAgcacaaaatatgaaaagagtACTGAAAAACTGCCAAAATAAGTTTCAGCAGATCTTTGGTTATCGTTTGCTTTTACGATTCTGAGTACTGCTTACCTTTCAGCTCTCCATAACCGTATTTGTATCTTTCTCATTATATTCATATCCACATCTGGCTTATTtatatacttatttatataCACAAATACACTGACTTACTGCAACAGTTTGCAATTTCAGGAATAGATTGGTATAGGGATGTAGTTCACTACTTAGATTGTAGTCATCTCCACACAAATAATCCGAGTAATTCAGAATGAGGCATTTGAAGCAGAGAATTGCCACGCCCGTAATGAGTTGCATCGTTAGGGACTCCTGCAACAACGCTGTTTCAcacgcctttttctggattactaaaGGTAGTAGAGCGTGATCCCAGTCATGCTTTAGAATTACACCCCCACTCCTATCCACTCGCTTAGAGATCCCACTATTGTCTATTTCTTGACACGCTTCCTGTAAAATCCGAACATGATGTTGATAAACCAGACTGGTACTCGGTTGCAGTGAGCATAATTGACTTTTTCATAATGTCTGAGTTTTTAAGGAATCACGTTATAAGTTCATTGGAACACCCAAGTACGCCGCTCGAGCGACTCATCAGGGAAGAGTGGTAAATCGAAAAGAAGATATGGAATCGTGGTACTACATGGTATCTCCTCTCAACATACTTTTACATAGGCTATTTCTAAGAGAAGGTTAAAACAAAATCTAGAGAGCCGTTCTTAACGAATGACTTTGGAGTATCAATATGTTTTCGATACTGCTGCTGCTTGATTAAAGGGTAACTCGTGCGTATCACAGCCATCACAGCCGCTGCACAGATCTAGTGTGTTATAAGCAGAAAATTATACGTCAATTATAAGCAGAAAAGTATGCGTCAAGCCGTAAGGGCGAAATCAAATCTTAATATTTGCATAGGATGCCAGGgagtttttgagtttttgcccaacaattgtttttgtttcattggCAGATGGGTTGCATGTAGAGAGGGTCCAGGCGGATTTCTGAACGTGCCTCGGCAGAGGAATCAGAGATGGTATTATCCTGGGGAGATTCACCAACGTTGCTACCTAagtagctgactctgcttactcACGGCTAGGATAAAATTCACGAGCtattaaattgttttggagaatcagacacattcgctgggattttgtgatgtgaggcGGCTTCGAATTTGTAGCCGTACTAggagcaagagaaatcctcacgtgaaatgtGAGAGAAAGATGCATTTACTAGCTTCAAATAACGTTCCTCAAAGTTTTCGTTGAAAACATGGAAGCTTACAAAAGTGACGGGAATGAGATTGTAATCTTGTAAATCCTAAGCTTTTTGTAGCGTttgtagttatttatttctagacAGAGGGACTTTCTTTATCTCGGAcctcttcgaagaaaaaagaagaagagctcatttgataaaatttttaaacttccTAAAAGTAATATCTGGACAAAACTCGCTCCCGTTCTCCTATTAGAAACACCACACAAAATGACATATACATCCAACCACATTGTCCTTTAATTTATTCGGTAATTCCGACAATTTtcaccattcttctttacatatttccttataaCAGTCTGGTTCTATGCTTATTTATCTCCAGAAGAGCATCTCAGACGGTTGTCTGGGTCTTCGTGAACGACTGGAGCATAGCTTCctcgaggtatgttcgcgttTTCCCGGTATATACACTATATACGTAATGtgtcggaggcattcgcggagaatccgccagGGCCTTCTTTAGCGTTTCCTTGGCAGAAGCATTATGACCATCGAATGTTGCAATGCTGATCAGCTGAAGGCTGACCGATCGATCTGTGGTCTTGGCAGCTGAAGATCGTAATGCAGTTACCAGCGCCCAGAAACTGTAATAGGGACCGAAATTGTGATATTTGAATCAACTTTTATTTAacttagaaatttgaaaccttTGATATCCTCCATGTCTCAGACGAGACTTGTCCAATGactatttttgttatgttcaATCCTAGTCCCGTAGTAAATCGTTCCAGGTCATCGAACTATTCGGAACCGATTACCTGCCGTGGGCAAATGAGGAAGATCTTGATAAGATGTTCTACATGAAAGACTGTTTTTTCAGTCACAAATGTGATTGAGTTAGAACGATTTCTAAGCCATTTTCtatcttcatattttctcaAGCATGCTTCTATCCGGATATTAATAGAAAGATAGTCGAATAATCAATAGTAACTAACTATACTAAAGAACCACGTGCTATCTGTAATTTCTAGAGGAATGAATCCCAGTGTACCAGCCGTAGTCACTCCGGTGTGCAATCCACATTCGATTCAGGCGGGGCAGAGCGGAAAGGGCTATCTTTGTGTCAAGCAGACAATGAGAAGGCGCTGCAGCAGAATAGGCTGTTTGAATAAATTCGGGGCTTCTATGTATACGACTAAGTAATTCTTCCTGGGCTACAAGATCCAACTTGTCCCCCAGCGACTCCacttaattttgaaatatgcTTCTCTGCTGTATGATCATCACTGCTTCTCTCTACCTTCCACTGCTACAGATCTCCCAAATTAATATTCTCGATACTCAGTCTCTTCCCCTCAAAAGCCTCGAAATTTATACTGCATGCAATTGGATCTTTGTACCAAAACCAAGAAATTTGCAGATGACGACACGGTATTTCATGAAAGGGCTGTACCAAAGGATTTAATTAAGATTATGCGCGAGATTGACCGGGTCGATGGGGCAAATAGGCCAAATTATGAGGTTgtcaaatcttttttctcccgattttttattttttttttttggaaaaggcCATCTGTAGGAACACGAGAAAGTGCTTGAAAAACTGATTGCTGACTTCAAAATCGATTTCTACGCGCCTTTTGAATGGGCTGATGCGCTGGCAAAATATTACTTTCTAAAggaacagaaagaagaggaattgAAAAATCATCGAATTAGGAGAACCAGGAAGTGAGCGTGGATTGCTTTTGTGGTTTCTTTTGTAATGTTTCTTACTAACATGAACATATACATGTATCTTTgcaaataacataaaaatccCCCACTTGTTAAGGAGCAAACCTGGAGCCCATAGATCGTGAGTTCTTTATCGTGCTCGAAGGGACACCTCTgttcaatatttatttgtacttcACTCAAATGTGATTGGTAAAATCTGAACTATTTCTTTTAAGGTCTGCAAGTGTGAAGAGTCTTATTTAATAGTTTATGTcgttttcaacaacatttcataCTGCAAAACTAGTACAGTGTAGTGAGTGATAGCCAAATGCAATTCgatgaaataaagaattaaTTATCGGGTTCTAATTGTcgctgacttttttttgtaaaatagcTGGCACGACATTACATGATTGTCATGTGTTTTtgcaaaaggaaa is part of the Necator americanus strain Aroian chromosome V, whole genome shotgun sequence genome and encodes:
- a CDS encoding hypothetical protein (NECATOR_CHRV.G19464.T3), whose product is MTDGGPRKKATKKKGENSPTMPKSSIENKGRTRLKIHRESDPAVDPFFNEMQDIVARGFTQNMEVDNPEERPVLPFNTKITTMVNSYVIIKKLGAGGFGDVYEVHRERDKGVLAMKTEFDVEDDMLQRLKREVLVYEVINAAKRENPRLTDHILHMVDKGYNQYFKYIIMPYTGKSLDYIKETIVKGEFQLRTAVQISIQTHKALKNLHELGYIHRDVKPDNFVVGKNHVISSLEHPSTPLERLIREEW
- a CDS encoding hypothetical protein (NECATOR_CHRV.G19464.T5), which translates into the protein MTDGGPRKKATKKKGGENSPTMPKSSIENKGRTRLKIHRESDPAVDPFFNEMQDIVARGFTQNMEVDNPEERPVLPFNTKITTMVNSYVIIKKLGAGGFGDVYEVHRERDKGVLAMKTEFDVEDDMLQRLKREVLVYEVINAAKRENPRLTDHILHMVDKGYNQYFKYIIMPYTGKSLDYIKETIVKGEFQLRTAVQISIQTHKALKNLHELGYIHRDVKPDNFVVGKDLFRNIIFIMDFGMSTKYEKRTPATTLFHTPFSGLLKESRYKFIGTPKYAARATHQGRVVNRKEDMESWYYMVIELFGTDYLPWANEEDLDKMFYMKDCFFSHKYDDTVFHERAVPKDLIKIMREIDRVDGANRPNYEEHEKVLEKLIADFKIDFYAPFEWADALAKYYFLKEQKEEELKNHRIRRTRKSKPGAHRSSASVKSLI
- a CDS encoding hypothetical protein (NECATOR_CHRV.G19464.T4), which translates into the protein MTDGGPRKKATKKKGENSPTMPKSSIENKGRTRLKIHRESDPAVDPFFNEMQDIVARGFTQNMEVDNPEERPVLPFNTKITTMVNSYVIIKKLGAGGFGDVYEVHRERDKGVLAMKTEFDVEDDMLQRLKREVLVYEVINAAKRENPRLTDHILHMVDKGYNQYFKYIIMPYTGKSLDYIKETIVKGEFQLRTAVQISIQTHKALKNLHELGYIHRDVKPDNFVVGKDLFRNIIFIMDFGMSTKYEKRTPATTLFHTPFSGLLKESRYKFIGTPKYAARATHQGRVVNRKEDMESWYYMVIELFGTDYLPWANEEDLDKMFYMKDCFFSHKYDDTVFHERAVPKDLIKIMREIDRVDGANRPNYEEHEKVLEKLIADFKIDFYAPFEWADALAKYYFLKEQKEEELKNHRIRRTRKSKPGAHRSSASVKSLI
- a CDS encoding hypothetical protein (NECATOR_CHRV.G19464.T1), producing the protein MTDGGPRKKATKKKGGENSPTMPKSSIENKGRTRLKIHRESDPAVDPFFNEMQDIVARGFTQNMEVDNPEERPVLPFNTKITTMVNSYVIIKKLGAGGFGDVYEVHRERDKGVLAMKTEFDVEDDMLQRLKREVLVYEVINAAKRENPRLTDHILHMVDKGYNQYFKYIIMPYTGKSLDYIKETIVKGEFQLRTAVQISIQTHKALKNLHELGYIHRDVKPDNFVVGKDLFRNIIFIMDFGMSTKYEKSTEKLPK
- a CDS encoding hypothetical protein (NECATOR_CHRV.G19464.T2) — its product is MESWYYMVIELFGTDYLPWANEEDLDKMFYMKDCFFSHKYDDTVFHERAVPKDLIKIMREIDRVDGANRPNYEEHEKVLEKLIADFKIDFYAPFEWADALAKYYFLKEQKEEELKNHRIRRTRKSKPGAHRSSASVKSLI